One Nostoc punctiforme PCC 73102 DNA window includes the following coding sequences:
- a CDS encoding acyl--CoA ligase yields MNLFELLAGEDNHSALVTPGGRSLTYKQLRDNVVGLVSQLNSFGLTRGERIAIAMTNGSPMAITFLAAALCGTAAPLNPKYKQDEFAFYYEDTQANALITLSGEPEAAIAAVTPNMMLINAKVNADGTLSFELVKTGSKPRESSNPAAPNADDLAMILHTSGTTSRPKRVPIRHRNLIASANNIITAYSLTDADTTLCLMPLFHVHGLVGCLLSTLASGGTLICPNGFNALEFWKLVDTYKPTWYSAAPTMHQTILARASRNTEIVQANRFRFIRSSSASLPPIIIEQLEATLNAPVVESYSMTEASHLMTTNPLPPKERKPGSVGYGFGVDVGIMDSEGNLLSQGSLGEVVVKAPNVIDGYENNPEANATAFVNGWFRTGDQGTVDADGYLRLTGRIKELINRGGEKISPLEVDDVLLRHPAVAEALAFAVPHKSLGEDIHAAVVLKGEVGEKELLAHCSTMLADFKVPKQIHILDQLPRGATGKLQRLAMAKLLNIG; encoded by the coding sequence ATGAACTTATTTGAGCTTTTAGCAGGGGAAGATAATCATTCAGCCCTCGTTACACCTGGGGGGCGATCGCTAACTTATAAGCAATTGCGCGATAATGTTGTTGGACTGGTATCCCAACTCAACAGCTTTGGATTGACACGGGGAGAACGCATAGCCATTGCCATGACTAATGGTTCGCCAATGGCTATTACCTTTTTGGCTGCTGCGCTATGTGGCACTGCTGCACCCTTAAATCCCAAATACAAACAAGACGAATTTGCCTTCTACTACGAAGATACTCAGGCAAATGCACTGATTACCTTGTCTGGGGAACCAGAAGCAGCGATCGCCGCCGTCACACCCAATATGATGCTGATTAATGCCAAGGTAAACGCTGACGGTACATTGAGCTTTGAATTAGTCAAAACAGGCTCAAAACCAAGAGAATCATCGAATCCCGCAGCCCCCAACGCCGATGATTTAGCTATGATTCTCCACACTAGCGGCACTACCAGCCGTCCGAAACGTGTGCCGATTCGTCATCGCAACTTAATCGCCTCAGCCAACAACATTATTACTGCTTACTCACTCACAGATGCTGACACTACACTTTGCCTAATGCCCCTGTTCCATGTTCACGGATTGGTGGGTTGTTTGCTGTCAACCCTAGCATCAGGCGGCACATTAATTTGTCCCAATGGTTTTAATGCCTTAGAGTTTTGGAAACTCGTAGATACCTACAAACCAACCTGGTACTCCGCAGCGCCAACCATGCACCAGACAATTTTGGCCCGTGCTAGCCGCAACACAGAAATTGTCCAAGCTAATCGCTTTCGTTTCATTCGCTCTAGTAGCGCTTCCTTGCCCCCGATTATTATTGAGCAATTGGAGGCAACTCTCAATGCTCCTGTGGTGGAATCTTACAGCATGACTGAAGCATCCCACTTAATGACCACCAATCCCTTACCGCCAAAAGAGCGGAAACCAGGTAGTGTAGGTTATGGCTTTGGTGTGGATGTCGGCATTATGGATTCTGAAGGCAACCTCTTATCTCAGGGAAGCTTGGGTGAGGTGGTGGTAAAAGCACCCAATGTCATTGATGGCTACGAAAACAACCCAGAAGCCAACGCCACAGCTTTTGTCAACGGTTGGTTCCGCACTGGAGATCAGGGTACTGTGGATGCAGACGGCTATCTCCGCTTGACTGGACGCATTAAAGAATTAATTAACCGGGGTGGGGAAAAAATTTCTCCCTTAGAAGTGGATGATGTTTTATTGCGTCATCCCGCCGTTGCTGAAGCCTTGGCTTTTGCTGTTCCCCACAAATCTTTAGGTGAAGATATCCACGCTGCTGTTGTTCTTAAGGGAGAAGTCGGCGAAAAAGAACTTTTAGCCCACTGTTCAACAATGTTGGCAGACTTCAAAGTTCCAAAGCAAATTCACATTTTGGATCAACTACCTCGTGGTGCTACGGGGAAACTGCAACGGTTGGCTATGGCGAAATTGCTTAATATCGGCTAA